A stretch of Imperialibacter roseus DNA encodes these proteins:
- a CDS encoding Smr/MutS family protein, with amino-acid sequence MNIGDKVRLLRGTEEGVIIRVINENTYEIEIEDGFSFPVLKSEVVLVSKTEAEHFKRDSSAQQSSSGQKTFVKETQAVAEKGIYLGFEPKGDIFTVWMINNTDYELVFKIDELMKGTTLGLHAGHLEAKSSQAIASKSSQNFDNWSDMQFTCMYFQKGIYKSKPMLSRVVSFKAAAFMHKKGTIPMTSKEGYVYQLDDNPAKINADEIKNSMLSAKAAPAPKTDQKPGSHEVDLHMEKLTGQKEEVPTSQALSYQLAVFEKELDSAIAAGRDEITFIHGVGNGVLREEIHKRLSKMKNILYFQDAQKQRFGYGATLIKLKD; translated from the coding sequence ATGAACATAGGGGACAAAGTAAGGCTTCTGAGAGGAACTGAAGAGGGAGTTATTATCAGGGTGATTAACGAAAACACCTATGAAATAGAAATAGAAGACGGCTTTTCCTTCCCCGTGCTTAAGAGTGAGGTCGTTTTGGTAAGTAAAACGGAAGCAGAGCACTTCAAAAGGGATAGCTCTGCACAGCAAAGTTCTTCCGGCCAAAAAACATTCGTTAAAGAGACCCAGGCAGTTGCCGAAAAAGGAATCTACCTTGGCTTTGAGCCGAAGGGAGATATTTTCACAGTCTGGATGATCAATAACACAGATTACGAGCTGGTTTTCAAGATAGATGAGCTGATGAAGGGCACCACACTAGGATTACACGCCGGTCACCTGGAGGCAAAGTCGAGCCAGGCAATAGCATCCAAGTCTTCTCAAAACTTCGACAACTGGTCGGACATGCAATTTACCTGCATGTATTTCCAAAAAGGAATCTACAAAAGTAAGCCTATGCTGAGCAGGGTTGTCTCATTCAAAGCAGCAGCTTTCATGCATAAGAAGGGTACGATTCCCATGACCTCGAAGGAAGGATATGTTTATCAGTTGGATGATAATCCTGCAAAAATTAATGCTGATGAGATAAAAAACAGCATGCTTTCTGCCAAAGCAGCGCCAGCGCCGAAAACAGACCAAAAACCTGGCTCGCACGAGGTAGATTTACACATGGAGAAATTAACAGGGCAAAAAGAAGAGGTGCCTACCTCGCAGGCTCTCTCCTACCAACTAGCCGTTTTTGAGAAAGAACTGGACTCAGCCATCGCAGCTGGCCGAGACGAGATAACGTTTATTCATGGCGTAGGAAACGGTGTTCTGCGTGAAGAAATCCACAAAAGGCTAAGTAAAATGAAAAATATCTTGTACTTTCAGGATGCCCAGAAACAAAGGTTTGGCTATGGCGCTACACTTATCAAATTAAAAGACTAA
- a CDS encoding alpha-ketoacid dehydrogenase subunit alpha/beta, which yields MSVVKTKKEISVPVAEILDDYLLVCESREASLMGRKEVFMGKAKFGIFGDGKELAQVAMAKVFKNGDFRSGYYRDQTFMMAIGQLTIQQFFAQLYAHTDLSADPSSGGRLMNSHFSTRYLNEKGEWKTQTDMKNSSSDISCTAGQMPRLLGLAYASKLYRNNPALKHFEDFSIDGNEVAWGTIGNASTSEGHFFETINAGGVLQVPMVISIWDDEYGISVPAEYHTTKSDISKVLAGFQRNNSENGYEIIVVNGWDYEKLVQAYRHAGRVARDEHVPVLVHVKEMTQPQGHSTSGSQERYKSKERLAWEEEFDCIKKFREWILENEMATLEHLERLEENAREKAKTDKNEAWKAYVASIKEDLKGASNLLANAAGVSKNGAKISAINKALEKTLNPLKMDVVKAVKRSLYLMRGEKYEERQHLINWLKIKNAEHLEQYSSHLYSESEQRAVNVKEVAPVYNDDSVIVDGREVLQAFFDHAFSRDPRIFAIGEDVGQIGDVNQGFAGLQAKHGEIRVTDTGIRESTIIGQGIGAAMRGLKPIAEVQYLDYLIFTLQTLSDDLATLQYRTKGGQKAPVIIRTRGHRLEGVWHSGSPMSMIMGSLRGIYLLVPRNMTKAAGFYNTLLASDDTAIVIECLNGYRLKERLPENIDDIKTPLGVPEVIREGSDVTIVTYGSMCRIVMEAAELLEEYGVSCEVIDVQSLMPFDLHHSIVESLKKTNRIIFADEDVPGGASAYMMQKVLEEQGGYKYLDSQPGTITSAEHRPAYSSDGDYFSKPNVENVFDKVYELMAEADPEKYPEIFN from the coding sequence GTGAGTGTAGTAAAGACTAAGAAAGAAATTAGCGTGCCTGTTGCCGAAATTCTCGACGACTACCTTTTGGTTTGCGAAAGCCGTGAAGCTAGTTTGATGGGAAGGAAGGAAGTTTTCATGGGCAAGGCGAAGTTTGGTATTTTTGGTGATGGCAAAGAACTCGCTCAGGTAGCGATGGCCAAAGTATTCAAAAATGGCGATTTCAGGTCTGGTTACTATAGGGATCAAACATTTATGATGGCCATCGGCCAGCTCACGATCCAGCAATTCTTTGCTCAGCTTTATGCTCACACCGACCTTTCTGCCGACCCCTCTTCTGGCGGCCGTCTGATGAACAGTCATTTTTCTACCCGGTACCTTAACGAAAAGGGAGAGTGGAAAACGCAGACAGACATGAAAAACTCCAGTTCGGATATTTCATGCACAGCGGGGCAAATGCCACGTCTGCTTGGCCTCGCTTACGCCTCCAAACTTTACAGAAACAATCCTGCACTTAAGCACTTTGAAGACTTTTCCATTGACGGTAACGAAGTAGCCTGGGGCACTATAGGGAACGCATCCACATCGGAAGGACACTTCTTCGAAACAATCAACGCTGGCGGGGTGCTGCAGGTGCCTATGGTCATTTCTATTTGGGATGATGAGTATGGAATTTCAGTGCCTGCGGAATATCATACTACTAAATCAGATATTTCTAAAGTTCTGGCTGGCTTCCAGCGGAATAACTCCGAAAATGGGTATGAAATCATTGTGGTGAATGGCTGGGACTACGAGAAGCTGGTTCAGGCGTACCGCCATGCAGGTAGGGTTGCCAGGGATGAGCATGTTCCGGTGCTCGTTCACGTAAAAGAGATGACGCAGCCTCAGGGGCATTCGACTTCGGGGTCGCAGGAAAGATACAAGTCGAAAGAAAGACTTGCATGGGAAGAGGAGTTTGACTGCATAAAAAAGTTTCGAGAGTGGATATTGGAAAATGAGATGGCCACTTTGGAGCACCTCGAAAGGCTGGAGGAAAATGCCAGGGAGAAGGCTAAGACCGATAAGAATGAGGCATGGAAGGCTTACGTAGCCAGTATCAAGGAAGACCTGAAGGGGGCATCTAATCTCCTTGCCAATGCCGCAGGCGTTAGTAAAAATGGAGCGAAAATCAGTGCTATCAACAAGGCGCTGGAGAAAACGCTGAATCCATTGAAGATGGACGTGGTGAAGGCTGTTAAGCGCTCTTTGTACCTTATGCGAGGTGAGAAATACGAAGAGAGACAGCATCTCATCAATTGGCTGAAGATCAAGAATGCAGAGCACCTTGAGCAGTACAGCAGCCATTTGTATAGCGAGTCGGAGCAAAGGGCTGTTAATGTGAAGGAAGTGGCACCTGTTTACAACGATGACAGTGTGATAGTTGACGGTAGAGAAGTACTTCAGGCTTTCTTTGACCATGCATTTAGCAGGGATCCTAGAATATTTGCGATAGGAGAAGATGTGGGGCAAATTGGTGACGTGAACCAGGGCTTTGCAGGGCTACAAGCAAAGCATGGCGAGATTCGTGTAACCGACACAGGAATACGGGAAAGTACCATCATAGGCCAAGGCATTGGCGCCGCCATGAGAGGGTTGAAGCCTATTGCGGAAGTACAATATTTGGACTACCTGATATTTACATTGCAAACCTTGTCAGATGACCTGGCAACCCTTCAGTACAGAACAAAGGGAGGCCAGAAGGCTCCCGTGATTATAAGAACACGAGGTCATCGACTGGAAGGTGTTTGGCATTCGGGTTCACCTATGAGTATGATCATGGGGTCTCTCAGAGGCATCTATCTGCTTGTGCCGAGGAACATGACCAAAGCAGCTGGCTTTTATAACACTTTGCTGGCCTCTGATGACACTGCGATAGTGATCGAGTGCTTGAATGGGTACAGACTCAAGGAAAGACTTCCGGAAAATATAGATGATATAAAAACGCCGCTTGGGGTTCCTGAGGTAATAAGGGAAGGATCTGATGTGACCATTGTGACTTACGGTTCCATGTGCAGGATTGTGATGGAAGCAGCCGAGCTCCTTGAAGAATATGGTGTCTCCTGCGAAGTGATTGATGTGCAGTCGTTAATGCCTTTTGACCTGCACCATTCGATTGTTGAGTCGTTGAAAAAAACTAATCGCATCATTTTTGCTGATGAAGACGTGCCGGGTGGGGCCTCTGCTTATATGATGCAGAAAGTGCTCGAAGAGCAGGGGGGGTACAAATACCTTGATTCCCAACCTGGTACGATTACCTCCGCCGAGCACAGGCCGGCCTATAGCTCAGACGGCGATTATTTCTCCAAGCCCAATGTGGAGAATGTTTTCGACAAGGTGTATGAATTGATGGCAGAAGCCGACCCAGAAAAATACCCTGAGATATTTAATTGA
- a CDS encoding sigma-54-dependent transcriptional regulator: MAKILIVDDEKSIRSTLREILEYEKFKIDEAKDGEEGLEMLKQGSYDLVLCDIKMPKMDGLELLHKAMEEGIDAPFIMISAHGTIDSAVEATKKGAFDFLQKPLDLNRLLVTLRNALDRKELVNETRVLKKKISKTFDIVGESPKIEEVKAMIEKVAPTDARVLITGPNGTGKELVAKWIHEKSNRSSGPMVEVNCAAIPSELIESELFGHEKGSFTSAVKQRIGKFEQAIGGTLFLDEIGDMSLSAQAKVLRALQENRITRVGGEKEVKVDVRVVAATNKDLKKAIAENQFREDLYHRLSVIIIQVPALKDRKDDIPLLVDRFIADISAEYGWAPKPIDDAAIKQLQQFEWTGNIRELRNVTERLMIMSSNTISEMDVKKYAVLT, from the coding sequence ATGGCAAAAATTCTAATAGTAGACGACGAGAAATCTATTCGCTCTACCCTCCGGGAAATTCTTGAGTACGAAAAATTCAAAATTGACGAAGCGAAAGATGGTGAAGAAGGCCTTGAAATGCTCAAACAGGGATCGTACGACCTCGTTCTTTGCGATATAAAAATGCCCAAAATGGATGGTCTTGAATTGCTTCACAAGGCAATGGAGGAGGGAATTGACGCACCATTCATTATGATTTCGGCTCATGGCACGATAGATAGCGCTGTGGAAGCGACCAAGAAAGGAGCTTTCGACTTCCTTCAAAAACCGCTGGATCTAAACAGGCTGCTGGTCACTTTGAGAAATGCGCTGGATCGGAAGGAACTGGTGAATGAGACCAGGGTGCTGAAGAAAAAAATAAGCAAGACTTTCGATATCGTGGGCGAGTCGCCAAAGATTGAGGAGGTCAAAGCAATGATTGAAAAGGTGGCCCCCACTGATGCAAGAGTGCTGATTACAGGCCCGAACGGTACGGGCAAGGAGCTGGTTGCCAAATGGATTCACGAAAAAAGCAATCGCTCGTCGGGCCCGATGGTTGAGGTAAACTGCGCAGCCATTCCATCCGAACTAATTGAGAGTGAGCTTTTCGGCCACGAGAAGGGCTCCTTCACCTCCGCTGTAAAGCAACGGATTGGGAAGTTTGAGCAGGCTATCGGAGGCACGCTATTCCTTGACGAAATTGGCGACATGAGCCTTTCGGCACAGGCCAAAGTTCTGCGTGCCTTACAGGAAAATAGAATTACCCGGGTAGGTGGCGAGAAGGAAGTAAAGGTAGACGTAAGAGTAGTGGCTGCTACCAATAAGGACTTGAAAAAGGCTATTGCCGAAAATCAGTTTAGAGAAGACCTCTATCACCGGCTGAGCGTAATCATCATTCAGGTGCCTGCGCTAAAAGATCGTAAAGACGATATTCCACTACTCGTTGATAGGTTTATTGCAGACATTTCGGCCGAATACGGGTGGGCACCAAAACCAATAGACGATGCGGCCATTAAGCAGCTACAGCAATTTGAGTGGACGGGAAATATCAGGGAATTAAGAAATGTGACGGAGCGGCTGATGATCATGTCATCAAACACCATATCAGAAATGGATGTAAAAAAATATGCGGTACTTACTTAG
- a CDS encoding cryptochrome/photolyase family protein, with amino-acid sequence MPTHPAVNIFWFRRDLRFTDNAGLFYALKEETPVLPVFIFDPHILSKLEEKADARVSFIQSTLLRLKKQLEDHGSSMRILYASPEAAFSQLAAEFDLKAVYTNRDYEPYANERDATVRSLLKEKGIGFYSFKDQVIFEKEEILTDTSGVYKVFTPYKNKWLAKWQNLQLEEFFINPSSANFHETKPYPVPTLQEMGFAKSSIIIPPSTFDESVIAAYDKKRDFPAIEGTSRLGIHLRHGTISIRAAVKKAATLNQTWLNELIWREFYQMILSNFPHVVHNAFKPQYDLIPWRNDEEQFQKWCEGMTGYQIVDAGMRELNTTGYMHNRVRMVVASFLTKHLLIDWRWGEAWFARKLLDFELASNNGGWQWAAGTGTDAQPYFRVFNPESQTDKFDKDKAYIRQWVPEYDSKNYIKPIVEHKFARQRAIETYKAALK; translated from the coding sequence ATGCCAACGCATCCGGCTGTCAATATTTTCTGGTTCCGGCGAGACCTTCGCTTTACCGATAATGCAGGGCTTTTCTACGCACTGAAAGAGGAGACGCCAGTTCTTCCGGTCTTCATTTTTGATCCCCACATATTATCGAAACTTGAAGAAAAGGCTGATGCCAGGGTTTCTTTCATTCAAAGCACCCTGTTGAGGCTGAAGAAGCAGCTAGAAGACCACGGAAGCTCAATGCGCATCCTGTATGCTTCACCTGAAGCAGCATTTTCGCAACTGGCGGCAGAATTCGACCTCAAAGCGGTCTACACCAACCGGGACTACGAACCCTATGCCAACGAAAGGGACGCCACAGTCCGCTCACTACTCAAGGAAAAAGGGATAGGATTCTATTCTTTCAAAGACCAGGTGATTTTTGAAAAGGAAGAAATACTAACTGACACTAGTGGAGTATATAAGGTGTTCACCCCTTACAAAAACAAATGGCTGGCTAAGTGGCAAAACTTACAATTGGAAGAGTTTTTCATCAATCCTTCATCAGCGAATTTCCACGAAACCAAACCTTATCCTGTTCCCACCTTACAGGAAATGGGCTTCGCAAAGAGCTCAATTATCATTCCGCCGTCGACGTTCGATGAGTCGGTTATTGCCGCCTATGACAAGAAACGTGACTTCCCTGCCATCGAAGGCACGTCCCGCCTCGGCATTCATCTGCGGCATGGCACTATCAGCATACGGGCAGCTGTGAAAAAAGCAGCGACCCTTAATCAAACCTGGTTGAATGAGCTTATATGGAGGGAATTCTATCAAATGATTTTGTCCAACTTTCCTCACGTGGTGCACAACGCTTTCAAACCTCAATACGACCTCATTCCATGGAGAAACGATGAGGAGCAATTCCAGAAATGGTGTGAGGGAATGACCGGCTACCAAATAGTAGATGCGGGCATGAGGGAATTAAACACCACAGGGTATATGCACAACAGAGTGCGCATGGTAGTAGCCAGCTTCCTTACCAAGCACTTGCTGATCGACTGGCGATGGGGCGAGGCCTGGTTTGCCAGGAAACTATTAGACTTTGAACTAGCCTCCAACAATGGCGGCTGGCAATGGGCGGCGGGCACAGGCACCGACGCTCAACCATATTTCAGGGTGTTCAACCCGGAGTCACAAACAGACAAGTTTGACAAGGACAAAGCATATATCCGCCAATGGGTGCCGGAATATGACAGCAAAAATTACATAAAACCGATTGTTGAACATAAATTTGCCAGACAAAGAGCCATAGAAACTTACAAAGCGGCGTTAAAGTAA
- a CDS encoding LuxE/PaaK family acyltransferase, with the protein MSELLSFRNRLLNLNNDHFTVLALDIFKWQAQHNPVYKKYISYLAKDPKKISRLEDIPFLPIEFFKNHAIKTGEWGSSLMFSSSGTTGSVQSSHYLDDPLFYKKLTKEIFESTYGALSNFHIVALLPSYLERSGSSLIYMIEHFIKLTGSKFSGFFLRDDSTLLSVIEKLKRQDGKKLLIGVTFALIDLSERHQLDLSDFIVMETGGMKGRGKELTRPELHTLLRERLNVERIHSEYGMTELMSQAYSDGGAGFVCPRSMKVMVRDINDPFSYLQEKRAGGLNIIDLGNIHSCCFIETKDLGRITNTKGDFEVLGRFDNSDVRGCNLLIQ; encoded by the coding sequence ATGTCCGAGCTTCTTAGTTTTAGAAACCGCCTTTTAAACCTGAATAATGATCATTTTACTGTCCTCGCTCTGGATATTTTTAAATGGCAGGCCCAACACAATCCCGTCTACAAAAAGTATATTTCATACTTAGCTAAAGACCCCAAAAAAATCAGCCGGTTGGAAGACATTCCCTTTCTTCCGATTGAATTTTTCAAGAATCATGCTATAAAGACAGGCGAATGGGGTTCTTCCCTTATGTTTTCCAGTAGCGGCACCACTGGTTCCGTGCAAAGCTCCCATTACCTCGATGATCCTCTATTCTATAAGAAATTAACGAAGGAAATATTTGAGTCAACGTATGGGGCACTCTCAAATTTTCATATTGTTGCCTTGCTGCCGTCTTACCTTGAAAGGAGCGGATCCTCACTCATCTACATGATTGAGCACTTCATAAAGCTCACAGGCTCAAAGTTCTCTGGATTCTTTTTGAGGGATGACAGTACCCTTTTAAGCGTGATAGAAAAACTCAAACGGCAGGATGGCAAAAAGCTGCTAATTGGAGTTACTTTCGCCCTAATTGATCTCTCTGAAAGGCATCAGCTTGACCTGAGTGACTTTATTGTAATGGAAACCGGAGGCATGAAGGGGAGAGGGAAGGAGCTGACAAGGCCTGAGTTGCACACCTTGTTGAGAGAGCGATTAAATGTGGAGCGGATACACTCGGAGTATGGGATGACAGAGTTAATGTCGCAGGCATATTCGGATGGAGGAGCAGGCTTCGTTTGCCCAAGGTCGATGAAGGTGATGGTTCGTGATATTAATGATCCGTTTTCGTATCTGCAGGAAAAAAGAGCGGGAGGTTTAAATATTATTGACCTTGGAAATATTCATTCTTGCTGCTTTATTGAAACAAAGGATTTGGGCCGAATAACTAACACGAAAGGGGATTTTGAAGTGCTTGGCAGGTTTGATAATTCGGATGTGAGGGGCTGCAATTTACTGATACAATAG